In a single window of the Pontibacter russatus genome:
- a CDS encoding NAD-dependent epimerase/dehydratase family protein, whose translation MMDIKSAENEKSLPVVGLVEWFRVGEYERVRQVLADLKALGVTELRTGVSWADYYTPEGKGWYDWLIPTLAREVSVLPCFLYTPPSLGEKPRTSSPPRDRKAYADFLDVFITDMGEHFEWVELWNEPNNQVEYDFTLDYGWNKFAEMVGGAAYWCKQRGKKTLLGGMSPIDPNWLHTMFEHGVMQYIDAVGIHGFPFVFDQMWDGWQDNIKTIRQVLDHHGCKAELWITEAGFSTWQHDEYKQVQEFKEALQADASRVYWYGIYDLDAKLPTVAGFHLDDREYHFGLKHSSGATKLLYRLWAKHGIDGLYHLDYIKRTIHENAAPYTLITGGAGFVGTNLAKRLLQEGKRVLVFDSLSRDGVEQNLQWLHETYPDQLEVYVGDIRDLQTVRFVMRRAEAVYHFAAQVAVTTSLDFPINDFEINARGIINVLEAIREQENPPPLVFTSTNKVYGSLEDLEFISNGSRYYPATKAIKEHGISEARPLDFHSPYGCSKGAADQYVIDYARTYNLPMAVFRMSCIYGPHQYGNEDQGWVAHFAIRAIEDKPVNIYGDGKQVRDILFVEDLVDAFLLANKHIARISGQAFNIGGGPENTVSLLELLQTIGRYRGEEIPLKFGDWRPGDQHYYVSDTRKFQQATGWYPRHDVQEGVAKLYRWLCENRGYKVPRILTSKLYKEEPAIKAAVA comes from the coding sequence ATGATGGATATAAAAAGCGCTGAAAATGAAAAGTCACTTCCCGTAGTCGGACTCGTGGAATGGTTCCGGGTGGGGGAGTATGAGCGGGTGCGGCAGGTGCTCGCCGACTTAAAAGCATTGGGCGTGACAGAACTCAGAACAGGGGTGTCGTGGGCAGACTACTATACACCGGAGGGCAAGGGCTGGTACGACTGGCTCATCCCGACACTGGCCAGGGAAGTGAGCGTGCTGCCTTGTTTCCTCTACACCCCGCCCTCTTTGGGCGAAAAACCGCGCACTTCATCCCCGCCAAGAGACCGCAAGGCCTACGCCGATTTCCTCGACGTGTTCATCACCGACATGGGCGAGCACTTTGAGTGGGTGGAGCTGTGGAACGAGCCCAACAACCAGGTGGAGTATGACTTCACGCTGGACTACGGCTGGAACAAGTTTGCAGAGATGGTGGGTGGCGCGGCCTACTGGTGCAAACAGCGCGGCAAGAAAACCCTGCTGGGCGGCATGAGCCCGATAGACCCGAACTGGTTGCACACCATGTTTGAGCACGGCGTGATGCAGTATATCGATGCGGTGGGCATCCACGGCTTCCCGTTTGTGTTCGACCAGATGTGGGACGGCTGGCAGGACAATATAAAAACCATCCGGCAGGTGCTCGACCACCACGGCTGCAAAGCCGAGCTTTGGATTACGGAGGCGGGCTTCTCTACCTGGCAGCACGACGAATACAAACAGGTGCAGGAGTTTAAGGAGGCCCTGCAGGCCGATGCTTCGCGCGTCTACTGGTACGGTATATATGACCTGGATGCAAAGCTGCCCACGGTGGCGGGTTTCCACCTGGATGACCGGGAATATCACTTCGGCCTGAAACACTCCAGCGGTGCCACCAAGCTGCTGTACCGCCTGTGGGCCAAGCACGGCATCGACGGGCTATATCACCTGGATTACATCAAACGCACCATCCACGAAAACGCGGCGCCCTATACACTGATAACGGGCGGGGCGGGCTTTGTGGGCACCAACCTGGCCAAGCGCCTGCTGCAGGAGGGCAAGCGGGTGCTGGTGTTCGACAGCCTTTCGCGCGACGGGGTGGAGCAGAACCTGCAGTGGCTGCACGAAACTTACCCCGACCAACTGGAGGTATATGTAGGCGATATCCGCGACCTGCAGACCGTGCGCTTCGTGATGCGGCGCGCCGAGGCCGTCTATCATTTCGCGGCCCAGGTGGCCGTCACCACCTCGCTGGACTTTCCCATCAACGACTTTGAGATAAACGCCCGCGGCATCATCAACGTGCTGGAGGCGATCCGGGAGCAGGAAAACCCGCCGCCGCTGGTGTTCACCTCCACCAACAAAGTATATGGCAGCCTCGAGGATTTGGAGTTCATCTCCAACGGCTCCCGCTACTACCCGGCCACCAAGGCCATCAAAGAGCACGGCATCAGCGAGGCGCGGCCACTCGATTTCCACAGCCCTTACGGCTGCTCCAAAGGCGCCGCCGACCAGTACGTCATCGACTACGCCCGCACCTACAACCTGCCGATGGCGGTGTTCCGGATGAGCTGTATATATGGCCCGCACCAGTACGGCAACGAAGACCAGGGCTGGGTGGCGCACTTCGCCATCAGGGCCATTGAGGATAAGCCGGTGAACATATATGGCGACGGCAAGCAGGTGCGCGACATCCTGTTTGTGGAGGATTTGGTGGATGCCTTCCTGCTGGCCAACAAGCATATAGCCCGCATCTCGGGGCAGGCCTTCAACATCGGGGGCGGACCGGAGAACACCGTGAGCCTGCTGGAACTGCTGCAAACCATCGGCCGGTACCGCGGCGAGGAGATTCCACTGAAGTTCGGCGACTGGCGCCCCGGCGACCAGCATTATTATGTGTCGGACACGCGCAAGTTCCAGCAAGCCACCGGCTGGTACCCGCGGCACGACGTGCAGGAGGGCGTGGCCAAGCTGTACCGGTGGCTCTGCGAAAACCGGGGCTATAAAGTGCCGCGTATCCTGACATCGAAATTATATAAAGAAGAGCCTGCCATAAAAGCAGCAGTAGCCTGA
- a CDS encoding TIGR04290 family methyltransferase: MQEIEQLGPWFHNLHLPTGAQTAPNHTLGDFPAFKWQQIEPYIPADLSGWEVLDIGCNAGFYSIELAKRGAHVLGIDVDPHYLRQAEWAAKQFGLEDKIELKQLQVYDVARLDRQFDLVWYMGVLYHLRYPLLSLDILSQKTRRMMVFQTLTMPGENAVEAPDDFGINDRARMLDEGWPKMAFIEKKMAGDLTNWWAPNHAAIEAMLRSCGLRVTERPGHELYILQVDEELRKNQQWNQSELLSATGQQWQQAVGEKVAGKNKYMVGQNGK, encoded by the coding sequence ATGCAGGAGATAGAGCAGCTAGGGCCATGGTTTCACAATTTGCATTTACCCACCGGGGCGCAGACGGCGCCCAACCATACCTTAGGCGATTTTCCGGCATTTAAGTGGCAGCAAATAGAGCCATATATACCGGCAGACCTGTCGGGGTGGGAGGTGCTGGACATTGGCTGCAACGCCGGTTTTTACTCTATTGAGCTGGCGAAGCGCGGCGCCCATGTGCTGGGCATCGACGTGGACCCGCACTACCTGCGCCAGGCGGAGTGGGCGGCAAAGCAATTCGGCCTGGAGGACAAAATCGAGCTGAAGCAGCTGCAGGTATACGATGTGGCGCGCCTCGACCGGCAGTTCGACCTGGTGTGGTACATGGGCGTGCTCTACCACCTGCGCTACCCGTTGCTCTCCCTCGATATCCTGTCGCAGAAAACACGCCGCATGATGGTGTTCCAGACGCTGACCATGCCCGGCGAAAACGCGGTTGAAGCGCCGGATGATTTCGGCATAAACGACCGGGCGCGCATGCTGGACGAGGGCTGGCCCAAGATGGCGTTTATAGAGAAGAAGATGGCTGGCGACCTCACCAACTGGTGGGCACCTAACCATGCCGCCATCGAAGCCATGCTGCGCTCCTGCGGCCTGCGCGTAACCGAGCGTCCCGGCCACGAGCTATATATCCTGCAGGTAGACGAGGAACTGCGAAAAAACCAGCAGTGGAACCAGTCGGAGCTGCTTTCGGCTACCGGGCAGCAGTGGCAGCAGGCAGTAGGAGAGAAAGTGGCCGGCAAAAATAAGTACATGGTAGGCCAGAACGGAAAATGA
- a CDS encoding NUDIX hydrolase: MENKTYTPVPWKVLKSEMVVDEKWYKLRRDHVALPSGLEMDDYYVSVRPNVVLTFPLTEDNHVIFVRQYKHAAADIFVELPGGVIDAHETEPSEAARREMLEETGFTSDDVELLLEATDNPTKDTNRMYYFLARNARKVAKQDLDASEAIEVLKVPLREVEQMILSGQVRVAGTVALCLLALRKLGI; the protein is encoded by the coding sequence ATGGAAAACAAAACCTATACCCCCGTCCCCTGGAAAGTGCTGAAATCGGAGATGGTGGTGGACGAGAAGTGGTACAAACTGCGCCGCGACCACGTGGCGCTGCCCAGCGGCCTGGAGATGGACGACTATTATGTGAGCGTGCGGCCGAATGTGGTGCTCACTTTTCCGCTTACCGAAGACAACCACGTGATCTTTGTGCGCCAGTACAAGCACGCGGCCGCCGATATTTTTGTTGAACTGCCCGGCGGGGTGATTGATGCGCACGAGACAGAGCCCTCTGAAGCCGCCAGGCGGGAGATGCTGGAGGAAACCGGCTTCACTTCTGATGATGTGGAACTGCTTCTGGAGGCCACCGACAACCCGACCAAAGACACCAACCGGATGTATTACTTCCTGGCCCGCAACGCGCGCAAGGTAGCCAAGCAGGACCTGGACGCGTCGGAGGCGATAGAGGTGCTGAAGGTGCCGCTGCGCGAGGTGGAGCAAATGATCCTGAGCGGGCAAGTGCGTGTGGCGGGCACCGTGGCCCTCTGCCTGCTGGCCCTGCGGAAACTGGGGATATAG
- a CDS encoding nitroreductase family protein, with amino-acid sequence MTTLTENRLEINTLIEARRSPRAFEDREVTEEQLETLFEAARWAPSAMNEQPWRFIYATKQDKENFDRLFSCLLEGNSWAKKASALFITVAKKSYDYDGSPNSHAWHDVGLATGNLLLQATDLGLHVHMMGGFKAAKAREVLGIPEGYEPVAMGAIGYAGDPDTLPEALKKRELAPRTRKPLEELVFRGTWEQQ; translated from the coding sequence ATGACGACATTGACAGAAAACAGGCTAGAAATAAACACACTGATTGAGGCCCGCCGAAGCCCCCGTGCTTTTGAGGACAGGGAAGTAACGGAGGAGCAACTGGAGACGCTTTTTGAGGCGGCCCGCTGGGCGCCATCCGCCATGAACGAGCAGCCCTGGCGCTTTATATATGCCACCAAACAAGACAAAGAAAATTTCGACCGGCTGTTCAGCTGCCTGCTGGAGGGCAATAGCTGGGCAAAAAAAGCGTCTGCCTTGTTCATCACCGTGGCAAAGAAAAGCTACGACTACGACGGCAGCCCGAACAGCCACGCGTGGCACGACGTGGGGCTGGCCACAGGCAATCTGCTGCTGCAGGCCACCGACCTGGGGCTGCATGTACATATGATGGGCGGTTTTAAGGCAGCCAAAGCACGCGAGGTGCTGGGTATTCCGGAAGGGTACGAGCCGGTGGCGATGGGGGCAATCGGCTATGCCGGTGATCCGGACACGTTGCCGGAGGCACTGAAAAAACGCGAACTGGCCCCGCGCACGCGCAAGCCGCTGGAGGAACTGGTTTTCAGGGGCACCTGGGAGCAGCAGTAA
- a CDS encoding Gfo/Idh/MocA family protein, with amino-acid sequence MQKTTLEKQQDSIASSSSAVIPKLGFLGVGWIGRNRMEMIAKNGVGEVSCIADTAPQNAQEALKSAPEAKQVSSLEAMLQKPEVDAVVIATPSAFHAEQSELALEAGKAVFCQKPLGRNVEETKRVVEAARRNNKLLGVDLSYRHTRAMQEVYKVVQSGDLGHIYAIELVFHNAYGPDKAWFYEPKLSGGGCVIDLGVHLVDLALWSMNFPKVRQVQSQLYAKGKPIGMAEGKVEDYATASIELDGNTHVQLSCSWNLPAGQEAIISATFYGTAGGVALKNVNGSFYDFVAERYYGTKTETLSSPPDEWSGRAGVAWAARLAKGEGFHEEAEEFVKVAQVLDKIYGR; translated from the coding sequence ATGCAGAAAACGACACTTGAAAAGCAACAGGATTCTATAGCATCTTCTTCTTCCGCTGTTATACCCAAACTTGGTTTTCTGGGCGTGGGCTGGATTGGCCGCAACCGCATGGAGATGATAGCAAAAAATGGCGTGGGCGAGGTAAGCTGTATAGCCGACACCGCCCCTCAGAATGCCCAGGAAGCCCTGAAAAGCGCGCCGGAGGCAAAGCAGGTGTCCTCGCTGGAGGCCATGCTGCAGAAGCCGGAGGTAGACGCTGTCGTCATCGCCACGCCGAGCGCTTTTCATGCCGAGCAGAGCGAGCTGGCGCTGGAGGCGGGCAAAGCCGTTTTCTGCCAAAAGCCGCTGGGCCGCAACGTAGAGGAGACAAAACGCGTAGTGGAAGCCGCCCGCCGCAATAACAAACTGCTGGGCGTGGACTTATCCTACCGCCATACCAGGGCCATGCAGGAGGTATATAAAGTGGTGCAAAGCGGAGATTTGGGCCATATATATGCCATTGAGCTGGTGTTCCACAACGCCTATGGCCCGGACAAGGCCTGGTTCTACGAACCGAAGCTGTCGGGGGGCGGCTGCGTCATCGACCTGGGCGTTCACCTCGTGGACCTGGCCCTGTGGTCGATGAACTTCCCGAAGGTGCGGCAGGTGCAGAGCCAGCTCTATGCCAAAGGAAAGCCCATCGGCATGGCTGAGGGGAAAGTGGAGGATTATGCCACCGCCAGCATCGAACTCGACGGGAACACCCATGTACAGCTCAGCTGCTCCTGGAACCTGCCGGCGGGGCAGGAAGCCATCATCAGCGCCACCTTCTATGGCACGGCGGGCGGCGTGGCGCTGAAAAACGTGAACGGCTCGTTCTACGATTTCGTGGCGGAGCGCTATTACGGCACAAAGACGGAAACGCTAAGCTCTCCGCCGGACGAATGGTCGGGCAGGGCGGGCGTGGCCTGGGCCGCGCGGCTGGCCAAAGGCGAGGGCTTCCACGAAGAGGCGGAGGAGTTTGTGAAGGTGGCGCAGGTACTAGACAAAATTTACGGCAGATAA
- a CDS encoding glycosyltransferase family 4 protein, which produces MTADTVGGVWNYAIELVGALAPFGTQVTLATMGAPLSEDQRRQAEELNNLTVHESTYKLEWMENPWEDVREAGQWLLKLKDEVQPDLVHLNGLVHGALEWGVPVVVVVHSCVRSWWGAVKGGEAPKEWDTYKEMVTRGLQAADMVIAPTQAMMNQAESLYGPFRARSVIYNGRGQDSFRFGKKEPFVFSMGRVWDEAKNISMLAHIASDLDWPVYIAGDDRHPATGQSVDLENVHFLGQLSEKEVADWLSRASIYALPARYEPFGLTMLEAAMSGCALVVGKTESQAEIWGNAARYVDPNSADELRDTINLLIKDEFVRNIMGCRAVKRSHGYTADPMGQDYDHAYRQLLRQTAAV; this is translated from the coding sequence ATGACGGCAGACACCGTGGGCGGCGTCTGGAATTATGCCATCGAACTGGTGGGCGCCCTGGCCCCGTTCGGCACGCAAGTCACCCTGGCCACCATGGGCGCGCCCCTGAGCGAGGACCAGCGCAGGCAGGCGGAAGAACTGAACAACCTGACGGTGCATGAGAGCACCTACAAGCTGGAGTGGATGGAGAACCCCTGGGAGGACGTCCGGGAGGCGGGGCAGTGGCTGCTGAAGTTGAAAGACGAGGTGCAGCCTGACCTGGTGCATCTGAACGGCTTGGTACACGGAGCGTTGGAGTGGGGTGTGCCGGTGGTGGTGGTGGTGCATTCCTGCGTGCGGTCGTGGTGGGGCGCCGTGAAGGGCGGCGAGGCCCCGAAAGAATGGGACACTTACAAAGAAATGGTGACACGCGGGCTGCAGGCCGCCGACATGGTGATTGCGCCCACACAGGCCATGATGAACCAGGCAGAGTCGCTTTACGGCCCGTTCAGGGCGCGCTCGGTGATATATAACGGCCGCGGGCAGGACAGCTTCCGGTTTGGGAAGAAGGAGCCGTTCGTGTTCAGCATGGGCCGCGTGTGGGACGAGGCCAAGAACATCTCGATGCTGGCCCACATCGCTTCCGACCTGGACTGGCCGGTATATATAGCCGGCGATGACAGGCACCCCGCCACCGGCCAGTCTGTCGACCTCGAGAACGTACACTTCCTCGGGCAGCTGTCGGAGAAAGAGGTGGCGGACTGGCTTTCACGTGCCTCTATATATGCCCTGCCGGCACGGTATGAGCCTTTTGGCCTCACCATGCTGGAGGCCGCCATGTCAGGTTGCGCGCTGGTGGTGGGCAAAACCGAGAGCCAGGCAGAGATATGGGGTAATGCCGCCCGCTATGTAGACCCGAACAGCGCTGATGAGCTCCGCGACACCATCAACCTGCTGATAAAGGACGAATTTGTGCGCAACATCATGGGATGCCGTGCCGTCAAGCGCTCCCACGGCTACACCGCCGACCCGATGGGCCAGGACTACGACCACGCCTACCGGCAGCTGCTGCGACAAACCGCTGCGGTTTGA
- a CDS encoding CgeB family protein — protein sequence MNDKKLRIAFFGSSLVSAYWNGAATYYRGIVRALSERGHHVTFYEPDAYDRQQNRDMDDPDWAKVVVYEATEAAVYSCLEQAAGADMVVKASGVGVFDELLEREVLKLQTPERLVVFWDVDAPATLDRVHHNPHDQFHRLIPQYDMILTYGGGDPVVNAYEALGAKQCVPIYNALDTSTHFPVAPDPKFACDLAFLGNRLPDREARVDEFFLKPAALELNRKFIIGGSGWGDRQMPDNVRYIGHVYTNDHNAFNCTPKAVLNISRESMARYGFSPATRVFEAAGAGACIITDYWEGIDFFFVPGQEILVARNGAEVAEILADLTAEKAKKIGESAYAKVLSAHTYSHRAAQLEVLLYNYIRKSNAAWA from the coding sequence ATGAACGATAAAAAACTTCGGATAGCCTTCTTCGGCTCCAGCCTCGTGTCGGCGTATTGGAACGGGGCCGCCACCTACTACCGGGGCATCGTGCGCGCCCTGAGCGAACGCGGCCACCACGTAACCTTCTACGAGCCTGATGCTTACGACCGCCAGCAAAACCGTGATATGGACGACCCGGACTGGGCGAAGGTGGTGGTATATGAGGCGACCGAGGCGGCGGTATATAGCTGCCTGGAGCAGGCGGCCGGGGCCGACATGGTGGTAAAAGCCAGCGGCGTGGGCGTGTTTGACGAACTGCTGGAGCGCGAAGTGCTGAAACTGCAGACGCCGGAGCGGCTGGTGGTGTTCTGGGATGTGGACGCGCCCGCCACGCTGGACCGCGTACACCACAACCCGCATGATCAGTTTCACCGACTGATTCCACAATACGACATGATCCTGACCTACGGCGGCGGCGACCCGGTGGTAAACGCCTATGAGGCGCTGGGCGCTAAACAATGCGTGCCGATATATAACGCGCTCGACACGTCCACCCACTTCCCGGTGGCGCCCGATCCAAAGTTTGCCTGCGACCTGGCTTTTCTGGGCAACCGCCTGCCGGACCGCGAGGCGCGCGTGGATGAGTTTTTCCTGAAGCCGGCGGCGCTGGAACTGAACAGGAAATTCATCATCGGGGGCAGCGGCTGGGGCGACAGGCAGATGCCCGATAACGTGCGCTACATTGGACATGTGTACACCAACGACCACAACGCCTTCAACTGCACGCCCAAGGCAGTGCTCAACATCAGCCGCGAGAGCATGGCCCGCTACGGTTTCTCACCGGCCACGCGGGTGTTCGAGGCCGCCGGAGCCGGTGCCTGCATCATCACCGACTACTGGGAAGGCATCGATTTTTTCTTTGTGCCGGGCCAAGAAATACTCGTAGCCAGAAACGGGGCAGAAGTGGCGGAAATTCTGGCTGATTTAACGGCAGAAAAGGCAAAGAAAATAGGAGAATCTGCGTATGCAAAAGTACTGTCGGCACACACTTACAGCCACCGCGCAGCGCAACTGGAAGTGCTGCTGTACAACTATATACGAAAATCTAACGCAGCATGGGCATGA
- a CDS encoding CgeB family protein: MKITLFYHSILSDWNHGNAHFLRGVVRELEERGHRVEVYEPENGWSLQNLVEGYGEEKLEELQQYYPGIRTNFYTLESLDLDAVLEGTDLVLVHEWNEHELVKRIGGHHAKNSHYKLLFHDTHHRAVTEREAMANYDLTHYDGVLAFGQVIRDLYLQQNWTRKAWTWHEAADTSVFYPHERKEYRGDLVWIGNWGDEERTAELHEFLINPVKELGLKAKIYGVRYPDHALKALADAGIEYGGWLPNYKAAEEFAKYKVTVHVPRRPYVEALPGIPTIRPFEAMASGIPLISSPWDDAERLFTPGEDFLVARTGDEMKEQLKAVLNSPFKAKEVAEHGLQTILSRHTCAHRVDELERISEELGIAASKIYLTPKEQVLHER; encoded by the coding sequence ATGAAGATAACCCTTTTCTACCACTCGATTCTCTCTGACTGGAACCACGGCAACGCCCATTTTCTGCGCGGCGTGGTGCGTGAACTGGAGGAGCGGGGCCATCGGGTGGAGGTATATGAACCGGAGAATGGATGGAGCCTGCAGAACCTGGTGGAGGGCTATGGGGAGGAGAAACTGGAAGAACTGCAGCAGTACTACCCCGGCATCCGCACCAATTTTTACACCCTTGAATCCCTTGACTTAGATGCTGTGCTGGAAGGCACCGACCTGGTGCTGGTACACGAGTGGAACGAGCACGAACTGGTGAAGCGCATCGGCGGGCACCACGCGAAGAACAGCCATTACAAACTGCTGTTCCACGACACCCACCACCGGGCCGTAACCGAGCGCGAGGCCATGGCCAACTACGACCTGACGCATTACGACGGCGTACTGGCCTTCGGGCAGGTGATTCGTGATTTGTACCTGCAGCAGAACTGGACGCGCAAAGCCTGGACCTGGCACGAGGCCGCCGACACCTCTGTCTTCTATCCGCACGAGCGCAAGGAGTATAGAGGCGACCTGGTCTGGATTGGGAACTGGGGCGATGAGGAGCGCACGGCCGAATTGCACGAGTTCCTGATAAACCCGGTGAAGGAACTGGGGCTGAAGGCGAAGATATATGGCGTGCGCTACCCCGACCATGCGCTGAAAGCCCTGGCCGATGCGGGCATCGAATACGGCGGCTGGCTGCCCAACTATAAAGCGGCCGAGGAGTTTGCCAAGTACAAAGTAACGGTACACGTGCCGCGAAGGCCTTACGTAGAGGCGCTGCCGGGCATCCCGACCATCCGGCCGTTCGAGGCGATGGCCAGCGGCATTCCGCTCATCTCCTCGCCCTGGGATGATGCCGAGCGCCTGTTCACTCCCGGAGAGGATTTTCTCGTGGCCCGTACAGGGGATGAAATGAAGGAGCAGCTGAAAGCTGTACTGAACAGTCCATTCAAGGCGAAGGAAGTAGCCGAGCATGGCCTCCAGACCATCCTTAGCCGCCACACCTGCGCCCACCGCGTGGATGAGTTAGAGCGGATAAGCGAAGAGCTGGGCATAGCCGCCTCCAAAATATATCTCACCCCAAAAGAGCAAGTGCTGCATGAACGATAA
- a CDS encoding CgeB family protein: MNIVILGLSITSSWGNGHATTYRGLVRELNKLGHHVLFLERDVPWYAGHRDLPEPEYCETELYVSLKDLKHFTAQVREADLVIVGSYVPEGVQVGEWVMETAHGIKAFYDIDTPVTLAKLKRGDYEYLHPSLIPKYDLYLSFTGGPTLNLLERQHGSPMARALYCSVDPSLYYPELREAIWDLGYLGTYSDDRQPPLEQLMLDAARAWPGGRFVVAGPQYPESIAWPANTRYIHHLPPAEHRKFYNSQRFTMNITRADMIQAGYAPSVRLFEAAACGTPIISDYWEGLDSIFDFESEILVSHTAKDTLRYLREICKSERKMIGERARKKVLAHHTAAHRAKELISYAEELMTLDGDHEAYGYEVVI, encoded by the coding sequence ATGAACATCGTTATACTCGGTTTATCGATTACCTCAAGTTGGGGAAACGGCCACGCCACCACCTACCGCGGACTGGTGCGCGAGCTGAACAAGCTGGGGCACCACGTGCTTTTCCTGGAGCGCGACGTGCCCTGGTACGCCGGCCACCGCGACCTGCCCGAGCCGGAGTATTGCGAAACGGAACTGTATGTCTCCCTCAAGGACCTGAAGCATTTTACCGCGCAGGTGCGGGAGGCGGATCTGGTGATCGTGGGGTCTTATGTGCCGGAAGGCGTGCAGGTGGGCGAGTGGGTGATGGAGACCGCGCACGGCATCAAGGCCTTCTACGACATCGACACACCCGTCACGCTGGCCAAGCTCAAGCGCGGAGACTATGAGTACCTGCACCCCAGCCTGATCCCGAAGTACGATCTTTACCTCTCTTTTACCGGTGGGCCTACACTGAATTTGCTGGAGCGGCAGCACGGCTCCCCGATGGCGCGGGCGCTGTATTGCTCCGTCGACCCTTCGCTGTATTATCCCGAATTAAGGGAGGCCATCTGGGACCTGGGTTACCTCGGCACCTACTCCGATGACCGTCAGCCGCCCCTGGAGCAGCTCATGCTGGACGCGGCGCGCGCCTGGCCGGGCGGCCGCTTTGTGGTGGCGGGCCCGCAGTACCCGGAGAGCATCGCGTGGCCTGCCAATACCCGGTACATCCACCATTTGCCGCCCGCCGAGCACCGGAAGTTCTACAACAGCCAGCGCTTCACCATGAACATCACCCGGGCCGACATGATACAGGCGGGGTACGCGCCCAGTGTGCGCCTCTTCGAGGCGGCAGCCTGCGGCACCCCCATTATATCGGACTACTGGGAGGGGCTGGACTCCATCTTTGATTTTGAGTCCGAGATACTGGTGTCGCATACAGCCAAAGACACCCTCCGGTATTTGCGAGAAATCTGTAAGTCGGAGCGCAAGATGATAGGCGAGCGGGCCCGTAAAAAGGTGCTGGCCCACCACACGGCGGCGCACCGGGCAAAAGAACTCATCAGCTACGCCGAGGAACTCATGACGCTGGACGGCGACCACGAGGCATATGGCTACGAGGTGGTGATATAA
- a CDS encoding MDR/zinc-dependent alcohol dehydrogenase-like family protein codes for MHETLTTEDKAVADTPATTMKAAVVTAPKQVAVQEVNLPEPGAGQVRLRLEGCGLCASNIPVWEGREWFSYPVAAGNPGHEGWGLVDALGEGVTDIRVGDRVAALSYNSYAEFDIADADKVVKLPEALAGKPFPGEPLGCAMNIFRRSDISAGQTVAILGVGFLGGLLVQLAKNAGARVIAISQRDFSLKVAQECGADEIIPMDDHYQIIEKVKGLTNGNFCERVIECTGKEWPLNLAGELTAERGKLIIAGFHQDGMRQVNIQLWNWRGIDVINAHERDPQEYIKGMKEAVAAVAEGTLNPDKLYTHSFTLDNIAQAFHSLTNRPDGFVKALISY; via the coding sequence ATGCACGAGACACTGACAACTGAAGACAAAGCTGTGGCCGACACCCCGGCCACAACCATGAAAGCCGCTGTGGTGACAGCGCCGAAACAGGTAGCAGTACAGGAAGTAAATCTGCCGGAGCCGGGGGCAGGGCAGGTGCGTTTGCGCCTCGAGGGCTGCGGCCTTTGCGCCTCCAACATTCCGGTGTGGGAGGGGCGGGAGTGGTTCTCTTACCCCGTTGCGGCCGGAAACCCGGGCCACGAAGGATGGGGATTAGTAGATGCCCTGGGAGAAGGCGTGACGGATATACGGGTGGGCGACCGCGTGGCCGCGCTTTCCTATAACTCCTATGCCGAGTTTGATATAGCGGATGCCGACAAGGTGGTGAAACTGCCGGAGGCTTTGGCCGGAAAGCCTTTCCCCGGCGAGCCGCTGGGCTGCGCCATGAACATCTTCCGGCGCAGCGATATCTCCGCAGGCCAGACAGTTGCGATTCTGGGCGTTGGTTTTTTGGGGGGCCTGCTGGTGCAACTGGCTAAAAACGCGGGGGCGCGGGTGATTGCCATATCCCAACGGGATTTCTCGCTAAAGGTGGCGCAAGAGTGCGGTGCGGATGAAATCATCCCGATGGACGACCACTACCAGATCATCGAGAAAGTAAAAGGGCTCACCAACGGCAACTTCTGCGAACGGGTGATCGAATGCACCGGAAAAGAGTGGCCCCTGAACCTGGCGGGCGAACTGACTGCAGAGCGCGGAAAACTCATCATCGCTGGTTTTCACCAGGACGGCATGCGGCAGGTGAACATCCAACTCTGGAACTGGCGCGGCATCGACGTCATCAACGCGCACGAGCGCGACCCGCAGGAGTATATAAAAGGAATGAAGGAAGCGGTGGCCGCCGTGGCCGAGGGCACCCTGAACCCGGACAAGCTTTATACCCATTCCTTCACACTGGATAATATAGCGCAGGCGTTCCATAGCCTCACCAACCGCCCCGACGGTTTTGTAAAAGCCCTCATCAGCTACTAA